A segment of the Lycium ferocissimum isolate CSIRO_LF1 chromosome 5, AGI_CSIRO_Lferr_CH_V1, whole genome shotgun sequence genome:
GGTTACCTAAATCTAAGGGCAAATCTGTGATTTGGGTGGTAGTTGATAGACTTACCAAGTATGCACACTTCTTGGCAATTGCTCATCCTTATACTGCTACTGAATTGGCTGTtttgttcatggaaaatataTTCAAGTTACATGGGATGCCTGATGATATAGTTAGTGATAGAGATCCTATTTTTATAAGCAATTTGTGGCAAGAGTTGTTTGTTATTCAAGGTGTTGAATTGCACACTTCCACTGCATATCATCCTCAGTTTGATGGCCAGACTGAGGTGGTCAACAGATGTTTAGAGACTTATCTTAGGTGTTATTGTGCTGATTCACCTTCTGATTGGGCTAAATGTTTACCTTATGCTGAGTGGTGGTATAACACCACCTTCCATACCTCCACTCAAACTTCCCCTTTTGAAGGTCTCTATGGTCAACCACCACCTTTGCACTTCCTTATTTGGCTGGAGAGTCTGCTTTTCTTGAGGTGAATAGGAGTTTGCTTAGTAAGGAGTTTAAAATTCAACTCTTGAAGTTTCATTTGACCGGAGCTCAACAAAGAATGTAATTTCAGGCTAACAAGAAGAGATACGATGGCGGTTTAAGGAAAGGTGGCGTTTCTCGAGTTACGACTCATGTGACGTGTTACCATGTCTACTCGGCATTTTAATAAGCTTTCTTTACGTATATGGCTCCTCCCCCTGATTTGCTTATCCATCCCACATTTCATGTCTCTTACTCAAACCCTATTATGAGATTCCTGAGATCATTTCTCATCCTCCAGTGGTGCAGTTGACTAGCCCTTACTGTCCCAAACCTGTCAAGGTGTTGGATAGGAGGATGATTCAAAAAGGGAGCAAGCCTGTGGTTCAATTTCTTGTCTAGTTGAAGCATTTACTAGAGGATCAAAGCCTCATGGGAGGATGTTTCCTACATTCCATCCTTGAGGACAAGGATGTTCTTTAGGGGGTAGTATTGATATGCCCCTACAATTATTAAGAATACGGGTGCAGAAGTAAGTAGTACTATTGGCTTGCGGAGAGTACATTACAGGTTGTTAGACTTAGTTATAAGTTTTGTCGGTTTACACATTAGTCCCTTATGTTTATAAGTAAAGGTTCCATATATTACGCAATTATATTATTGTAGTTTCTATTTTGATCATATTCAGTTCCTCAGCTAAGTCAAGCTTTGTGGATGTCTTAGCTGGGTTTATGTACTGGTTGAAGCAGAGAATTGGAGTATGAATGAGAATCTATAGTTTTTCCCTTTCCTTAGCTTCTTCTTATTacttttcattttctcattgcTTGAATTCGCATCATTATTAGTTAAGTTAATTTAATCATGGTGATTTATATTAAGGTGGTTGTGCGGTGGAGGAAGGATCTATGGTTGAATGAATGTGAAGGTGGTTAAAATGgtgatattgatgttggtagTGGGATGTGGGAGGGTGCTAGTGGTTGAAGAGGAAGTGGAGGGGTAAGAGGTAAAATAGGTTGGGAGGTGAGGTGGCATGTCACATGGTGTTCACCTCATTAAAATGTCAGTGTCACGTGAGATTTAGTGTCCACTTGGCTAGCGGTAGGGACTTATTTGCACGGAAGGTAAAATTGATCCAATTTCGAATAATAAAGGGGTAAatatgacccttttcccttaaaaccATTCTAAAATTGCAAATCTAGAATGTTGGTAAAGCTTGGTCccttgtttcaacaactttttTTGGACTTCTCATTTAGTTTATATAGTCATTGTATTACTCTACAGGAGTATTTGATTCAATTGCTAGTCATTGTAAAAAGTGCTCATTGATCCTTTCATTTCAtggattctttttttcttttaagtccactacactaagaagactttTACATGTTAATTATTGTTTTCTCTGTAACTTTATACACTTCCAAAGTTTTCTGCATCAGATTAGAATCTTTTTTGCTCtccaaaattttgaagaaatgaaATCATTCGATATGAAGGACTTGAAGTGAACGTTTAAGAGACGTGTTGAAAGTCTTGATGCAGAATAGTTTTGTCGAATTAGTGAAGAAAATTTGTTGACAGTTCAAATGTAACAGAAAAGAATAACACATAATTTAATGAACAAAAATTAGCCggaacacacacacaaaaaaaaaaaaaaaaaaaaaaaaaaaaaggagatgaaAACACTCAAGAAATTGCAAAGCGAGCCGTTGAACTTCAGTTCTTGTTCAACATTTTGGAAGATCTGAAGGTGGAGGAGGCAGCTTTTGACTCAGTAACGGCCCGTCTAACACCAACCAAGCCATCCTCAATCCCCAACTTGTGTGCACTTCAAAATGGCAATGCATGAACCATACTCCTGTTTCATATTCACACTTTTAGGATCATCATTTCCATTGAAGAAAATTGttacagtcaaacctctttatAACATCATCGTTTGTTCTCATGTTTTTTAGTTGATATAGCGAAATGTTGTTGTAGAGAatatataatacaacataacaTGAAAGGTCGTTTTCACAGAAAAtatgactgttatagagagatCTGTATTCGTGTTTGTTAAGGATAAAGTTGTTACCTGGATTGTCTGCAAAGAATCTAAAAGCAACCCATCCACCAGCAGGGACACCGAACGTGTTCCTCTCTACAGGGTCCTTGAGATTGAAGTTGGCAGGGTCTTTATTAGGATCAAAGTCACCAAATCCTTCaccaacaatgaagaaattgtaaCCGTGGAGGTGAAGGGGGTGATTTTCAGCGCCGAGAATGCTGGTGTCCTGCAGCACAACCTCAACACTCGAATTAAATGGCAAGACAACAAGCTTTGTTGCATTGGTTACTAAAGTGTTGTTTGGTGATGTTCCTGTATAGTTGAATGGATTTATAGGGCTGGTCGGAAAATCTGTGGTGTAAACCCCATTAGACTGTCCAAAATAGTGAGATTGCAGCAGTGCTGTTTTTGGAAGAGCAAAAGATATATTGTTCACCGATGCTGCAAATTTTGTGCCATTAGGTCCTTGACAAGTCATGTTTTTAGGGCAGGGGCTCGAGCCAAGTCCTACTGTAAAGAGAAAACGCTTGTTAACACTTTGTGGAACGTTTGCTGGGAACCGAATGCTGGCTAAGCTACGGAGTTTCTTGGTATAATTGGCAACAAAACTTGTTGAAGTGATATTTGGTAGGGTTGGtttaaaaatcttgattttatttttgtttgtggGAGAACTATTTAAGGGGAGTTCATATTCTAGGATTCCAGCAACAGTGGAGTTGTCAAACGTTCCTTGGCCAGTGAAGTATGGCCGAGCCGCCATTAGGAAGGTGGCATTCGGGTAATACGGCTTTGTTCTAAGAAGAACATTGGTGGTTTGACCAGGGGTGATAAATAGTACATTTGTGTGAAATGGTTTGGTGTAAACAGCATCTACTTCAACGATAGTGAGGGTATGATTGGCAATGCTGAAGAACATCTCATCATTCATTGCAGCGTTGATCAAACGTAGCATGTAAGTCTTTCCCGGCTTCACCTTCAGCTTGAATGTATCTGAATAAAGATTGTAGGAAACATGATGGGTTAATTTGAAATTGATGTTAGTACTGTCGTAATTAACATAATATTGGATTAATGCTCACCCTAACTTGTCTTAagattttaaatcttttttttttataaggaaaaaaaagtgtaaTAATGCAAGTCTTAAGATTTTAAATCTCAGTCACTATGTTCTTAAATGTTGCATGTAAACAATGTTATTATCATTAACCTTAAGTTCTGAGAAAGTAATATGAGTTGTGTAATAATGCACTCCGAAAGGCGCatgactatgatgatgattctttATAATGGAAGGCAAAAAGTATGTTGCCTTTATTTGCTTTGGATTCTGAGCATCTTCCATAGTCCCATTCTAGTATTGAAACATTATGTGCGTCATTATAGCCATTGATTATCAATGTTGCTCGGACTGTTCAAAGATGTCACCGGATGCGTGTCCGatactccaaaagtagtgcactGTAGGAGGACCTAACATAGGTTCAGcatcatttttggagagtctgAGCAACATCGTTTATTATACCTTTAGAGGAACAATTATACAAGGGTCCTGGGAGGCCATTGAAGGTGTATGCATCTGAAACATTTGGACCACCTCCTGTCTGAAGAGCTTGGTTAATTACAGCCTCAGGGTCTACATTCCACCATTCCCCTGAACAAAAACAGAACATTAATACTTGTGTCAACTAATGTAAAAAGTGGTTCTGGTTTATGATACTAACCAAATAAGATTGGAATTTGCTTGTAAGGTTTCTTAAATGGATAGGACTCGTTGCGCCGTGGCAGGATGATAATAGGTCCATAAACTGTTGCTCTCAGCCATGAAATATGAGCATGCCAGAACAGAGTTCCTCTCTGACCGCTGATCGTGAAGTTATATGTGTAGCTCTGGTTAGTTTGTATCGGACATTGTGTAATGTATGCTGGTCCATCCGCCCATCCGCTTGTAATTTGCCTAATTCCATGCCTGCACATCACAAAACAGTACTATATAGTAagtatacagtcaaacctctctataacgatTATGTCGTTTGTTACGATATTTTTTTGCTgctatagtgaaatgttgttgtaaagtacatataatataacataacatgaaagatcGGTTCCACAGAAAATATGGTTGTTATAGTGATATGTTAttagttgttatagagaagCCTAGTTGTATATTCAGTATACAATCTTGTTTGAATTAACTTATTCTATAATTTGTTTTCATGTTCTCTAATTTCTTACCAGTGAATAGTGATATTGTTGGATACGCGGTTAACCACCTTAACGATCACTCGATCACCTTCTCTTGCAACAAGACGAGGGCCAGGATAACGCCCATTCACGCTAACTATGCTCTTTGTGGTGCATAATCTAGTTACGTTATGCTTCACAATCTATAAGAATAGACATGAAACAAAATGTATTTAGTTTCAATGACATTAGAAAAATCAGGAGaagtaaaatgaagttttactTACATTGAATGTATAATGCCTAGTCATGCAAAATGCAGATTGAGGCAATAGCCAAAATATGGCAAATCCAAAGAGCAAAGTTGCTGCCATAGAAGTTGAACAAGAAAGATTACAGTAGCCCATTGTGTCTTGGTTgattatttttgtgtatgatATTACAATATTTACGGGACTATATATAGGGACATGATTAGGTAATATTATTGAAttattatgaaaagaagaaaagattaattgaaattttttgaatattAGAAAGGTTTCGTTTTTGCTGTTGGTCGACCTTAATTTTAGAGTGTTGATAAAGTAAAATGATTTGCTTAACATGTTCggtttaatattttattattactaAGACAATCTTAATATCATCAACTTGTACGGACACCTGTTGTTGTAGTTAAAAAGTTCAAATCTTTCCTAACCCCCCTTGTTCTGTTTTAGTATTATTCTGTGGTTGAATGTTAAGATCCTGACCAAGAGGAATGAACCAGTTAAACTACGTTTTCATAtctgttgttagtattaattattTACCTCAACTAAGTTTTCATATATGTTGTTTGCATTAAATATTCATCCACCATAAACTAACTACATATAATAAGATTTCCTTGAACGCCGTTCTGTTGATtccattttattatattttaaacaTACTGATATTCAAACTTGTTGTGAATTCCTTTATAAACTCAGTCAaccataatttagttttgctttattctatttttcttttttctattatataGAAGCGTTAAGCAATGAAACGCCCAAGGGTAGCAATGTCTTTTAAATCTATCATATGGGCGCAAAAAGGTAACTTCCACTACTGAGCATCATAAAGTGCTGCTTAACGTGTCAGTGGGATGCTCAGCCAGATGGGTATTTCGGGTATTCTATAGTTATTTTGCTTGAAAGATATCGTACTAGAATGCTTTGTTGTGCTTGAAAGATATCGAACTAGAATGCTTTGTCTGTGTATGTTTTCCTCTATTGGACAAAATACCGGGAGGTCAATTACTTTTTTTCATGTGGGTaacaatgcatttattttcaaataaccGTAGTAAAACCTATGTACACTCCTTATCTTCACTTTTTGTTTCCCACCTATGTACTTTCACTTGTTCCTAATTTTATAACGGAATACTTAAGTAACTCTGATGGAAATCCAACCAAATTACAAGTAACACATGTACAAGAGTGGCACATTTTCCAGCGAAGAGGATTCAAATTAATCCCCTTGTGCTCCGCTCATAACGAAAATTGTAGTAGCGTTTGAAAGTTTGTATTCTAgaagatgaattaatcattttgAAAGTAGAACTTAAATTCATAACTTTGATTTTCTACGATAAAACTAATACTCACTAGATACAACTAATTATGTAACATGTTTTATGAAGATGAGAATCAACTATTATTCTATAAAAATctcttaattctttttttttttttttgattatttatattaaagaattgaatatgataatgtatgGGTAAAAAAATGTACCCGACACGTGGACCAATATGTAGTTGACACGTGTTAGTTTTATTCAATGACGTATAACTATTAGATGATAACGCCGAGCATAGCATTTACGGAAAGGCAGCAGGATGGGTCAACGGTGAGAACATCAATGGAATCAACGTATAAGACTCTCTTTATTGCGCATTAAATGGAGTTAATGTCGTAACGACTAAAACGGTTATTAATAGGcagaatcaaggaaattaaatgaTAATCATtaattcaacaattaatgattgCCGTTACAGACACACAATGGAAAAAACACCAGATAGGATCATATACCTATAAATAGGATTTTCATTTGTAGACCAAGGCATCCAAATCTAATTAGAATATACACTATTATTATTGATTGTTGGCTTTATCTTTATTCTTTGATCTTCAAGCTCTCATTCATTTTGGAGGACTACGAATTCCGCTATTGTTATTCATCATGATTGGAATAAGTTTACTCTTTGCTCTTTACTTTCTTATTCTTTATCAATAACTGATAAATTGCTTGTGttaattcttttatttgaacCAAATTACTACCAACTGTGGTTAACCTTAGAACAAATTTAACTATTTGGGTAAAACACGAAATTTGACTCAAACAGTTTGGCGCCGTCTGTGGGAATTCTACAGTTGACTTTGTAGTTTGATCTTTATCTCATTTCTGTTTATGCAAGCAttattattttagtattttcctTAGGTTTTTGCGTTATTATTTTAATACAACCTAATCGCAAGCGGGAACATCATcaccaacaattacaatataagcaattttcaagcaaTGTCATCCCTAACACAGAGACACATTCTACGAGATATGCTCTTTAACCGGGGTTTGAATTTTGCCAAGTAGAGGCAATGAAAAGGATAAGCGAGAACGACATACATGCTACATTGTTTAAGTATTCATACTTCATACCCAAACAATGGGGGGCTATGAATAGGGGCTGTCAACATACAT
Coding sequences within it:
- the LOC132057131 gene encoding laccase-17-like; protein product: MGYCNLSCSTSMAATLLFGFAIFWLLPQSAFCMTRHYTFNIVKHNVTRLCTTKSIVSVNGRYPGPRLVAREGDRVIVKVVNRVSNNITIHWHGIRQITSGWADGPAYITQCPIQTNQSYTYNFTISGQRGTLFWHAHISWLRATVYGPIIILPRRNESYPFKKPYKQIPILFGEWWNVDPEAVINQALQTGGGPNVSDAYTFNGLPGPLYNCSSKDTFKLKVKPGKTYMLRLINAAMNDEMFFSIANHTLTIVEVDAVYTKPFHTNVLFITPGQTTNVLLRTKPYYPNATFLMAARPYFTGQGTFDNSTVAGILEYELPLNSSPTNKNKIKIFKPTLPNITSTSFVANYTKKLRSLASIRFPANVPQSVNKRFLFTVGLGSSPCPKNMTCQGPNGTKFAASVNNISFALPKTALLQSHYFGQSNGVYTTDFPTSPINPFNYTGTSPNNTLVTNATKLVVLPFNSSVEVVLQDTSILGAENHPLHLHGYNFFIVGEGFGDFDPNKDPANFNLKDPVERNTFGVPAGGWVAFRFFADNPGVWFMHCHFEVHTSWGLRMAWLVLDGPLLSQKLPPPPSDLPKC